The genomic interval CTTCATTTGCCACGGCAGCGTTGCCGACGACGAGGCCTGCCGGTCCATGGTTGATGCCGCGGTGGGCCGATGGGGCCGCCTTGACGCGCTCGTCAACAATGCCGGCACGACCCGCTTTGTGCCACTCAACGAAATGGACGCGGTAGTCCCGGAGGACTTCGAGAAGATCATCAGCGTCAATGTGCGCGGCGCCTTTCAGATGGCGCGCGCCGCTGAGGAAGCGTTGCGCGCGACACGCGGCAGCGTCGTCAACATCTCATCCCATTCCGGCATGTCGGGTTATGGCAGCTCCGTCGTCTATGCGGCGTCGAAGGGTGCGCTTAACACGCTGACCATGTCGCTGGCGCGGATCCTGGCGCCGGAGGTCCGGGTCAATGCGGTGTGCCCCGGCTATGTCGACACGCG from Pseudomonadota bacterium carries:
- a CDS encoding SDR family oxidoreductase, whose product is MTRERKVAIVTGSATGIGAACARRLAGDGWNVVINFTKSEAEAQQTARQCRDAGADFFICHGSVADDEACRSMVDAAVGRWGRLDALVNNAGTTRFVPLNEMDAVVPEDFEKIISVNVRGAFQMARAAEEALRATRGSVVNISSHSGMSGYGSSVVYAASKGALNTLTMSLARILAPEVRVNAVCPGYVDTRWSARRLGPDDYAKFRDRVRDLSMLKHLASAEDVADAVAWFAGGAPAVTGQLLVVDSGTHLTVNTP